Proteins encoded together in one Kutzneria kofuensis window:
- a CDS encoding GAF domain-containing sensor histidine kinase, producing MGTCDRDELRELSAAVLAVTARRSVREVLQTILTSARRLLDARYAALGVPDENGSFAEFLADGITDEQWKAIGPVPRQHGLLGLMLRDPNPVRLSDIRQHPQFDWWPAAHPVLTDFLGMPITDGDEILGELFLANKNTPGGFNAEDEELLRLLAAHAAIAIVNARLYERSRELSIVAERNRIARELHDAVTQKLFSLRLTADAAAALVDRDPARAATEIGNVRRLAAEVSDELRNVVVGLLPVDLSGDGLDAALRKQAELLNRVHEAEVAFVGCPVPKLTSARREALYRIAQEALHNALRHARPGLVEIDLSAADGQVVLQVRDDGVGFDAERSEQAARKLGLSSMRERARAVGGRLTVTSTPGGGTTVRVEVATGG from the coding sequence ATGGGCACCTGTGACCGGGACGAGCTGCGCGAACTGAGCGCGGCCGTGCTCGCCGTGACCGCGCGGCGGTCGGTGCGCGAGGTGCTGCAGACCATCCTGACCTCGGCGCGGCGGCTGCTCGACGCCCGCTACGCGGCGCTGGGCGTGCCCGACGAGAACGGCTCGTTCGCCGAGTTCCTGGCCGACGGCATCACCGACGAGCAGTGGAAGGCCATCGGGCCGGTGCCGCGCCAGCACGGCCTGCTCGGGCTGATGCTGCGCGACCCGAACCCGGTGCGGTTGAGCGACATCCGCCAGCATCCCCAGTTCGACTGGTGGCCGGCCGCGCATCCGGTGCTGACCGATTTCCTCGGCATGCCGATCACCGACGGCGACGAGATCCTCGGCGAGTTGTTCCTGGCCAACAAGAACACGCCCGGCGGCTTCAACGCCGAGGACGAGGAGCTGCTGCGGCTGCTGGCCGCGCACGCCGCCATCGCCATCGTCAACGCGCGGCTGTACGAGCGCAGCCGCGAACTGTCCATTGTGGCCGAGCGCAACCGGATCGCCCGCGAGCTGCACGACGCCGTCACGCAGAAGCTGTTCTCCTTGCGCCTCACCGCCGACGCCGCCGCGGCCTTGGTGGACCGTGATCCCGCGCGGGCGGCAACGGAGATCGGCAATGTGCGCCGACTGGCGGCCGAGGTCAGCGACGAGCTGCGCAACGTCGTTGTCGGCCTGCTGCCGGTCGACCTGTCCGGCGACGGTCTCGACGCCGCGCTGCGCAAGCAGGCCGAGCTGTTGAACCGGGTACACGAGGCCGAGGTGGCGTTTGTCGGCTGCCCGGTGCCGAAGCTGACGTCCGCGCGGCGCGAGGCCCTGTACCGGATCGCCCAGGAGGCCCTGCACAACGCCCTGCGGCACGCCCGCCCCGGGCTCGTGGAGATCGACCTCTCGGCTGCCGACGGGCAGGTCGTGCTGCAGGTTCGGGACGACGGCGTCGGTTTCGACGCGGAGCGGTCCGAGCAGGCGGCGCGGAAGTTGGGGTTGTCGTCGATGCGGGAACGGGCGCGGGCGGTCGGCGGTCGGCTTACCGTGACGTCCACTCCCGGCGGCGGGACCACGGTGCGGGTGGAGGTGGCGACCGGTGGCTGA
- a CDS encoding response regulator — translation MADPIKVLVVDDHPVVRQGLRTFLDLQDDITVVGEAADGQSCVDATAELRPDVVLLDLKMPGSGGVEALRGLRENGSAAKVLVITSFTDPVAVLPAVRAGAAGYVYKDVDPPALAAAIRAVHAGHVLLHPDVARLLAAGEAQPHGVHLTGREREVLSELARGRSNREIAKSLVLSEKTVKTHVSAILSKLGVQDRTQAALHAVRTGLLD, via the coding sequence GTGGCTGATCCGATCAAGGTGCTCGTGGTGGACGACCACCCCGTTGTGCGCCAGGGGTTGCGGACGTTCCTCGACCTCCAGGACGACATCACCGTCGTCGGCGAGGCCGCCGACGGACAGTCCTGTGTGGACGCTACCGCCGAGCTGCGGCCCGATGTCGTGCTGCTGGACCTGAAGATGCCCGGCAGCGGGGGAGTGGAGGCCCTGCGCGGGCTTCGGGAGAACGGCAGCGCCGCCAAGGTCCTGGTGATCACCAGCTTCACCGACCCGGTCGCCGTGCTGCCGGCGGTCCGGGCCGGCGCCGCCGGCTACGTCTACAAGGACGTCGACCCGCCGGCCCTGGCCGCCGCCATCCGGGCCGTGCACGCCGGGCACGTGCTGCTGCACCCCGACGTCGCCCGCCTGCTCGCCGCCGGCGAGGCCCAGCCGCACGGCGTGCACCTCACCGGCCGCGAGCGGGAAGTGCTCAGCGAACTGGCCCGCGGCCGGTCCAACCGGGAGATCGCCAAGTCCCTGGTGCTGTCCGAGAAGACGGTGAAGACGCACGTCAGCGCCATCCTGTCCAAGCTCGGCGTGCAGGACCGCACCCAGGCGGCGCTGCACGCCGTGCGGACCGGGTTGCTGGATTGA
- a CDS encoding class I SAM-dependent methyltransferase: protein MTASSLPETDPVAARRPQYLADIAAGLDRFFEPRREDCPWCGGARLTTRLRTVDLLQHKPGRFELSECADCRHIFQNPRLSIAGLEFYYRDCYDGLGEQQMAAMFEGNTAGLKDRAALLTRHHAPKRWLDVGTGHGHFCRAAAEVLPDTEFHGLDMSAGVELAQEKGWIARGFRGNFPEMTAELAGNYDVLSMFHYLEHTLDPRAELSAAAAVLPPGGHLVIELPDPECRWGRILGRYWMPWLQPQHLNLMPIGNLRKAAEEVGFRVVDEQRAEPHGGMDMVAAVALWANWVVGGNDVPWRPKPPSTLHKIARKASMVITVPLMVLAFLGDKLLAPWGRKHGFSNAYRVLLVRN from the coding sequence ATGACCGCTTCCTCCCTGCCGGAGACGGATCCTGTCGCCGCGCGGCGCCCCCAGTACCTCGCCGACATCGCGGCGGGGCTGGACCGCTTCTTCGAACCCCGCCGCGAGGACTGCCCCTGGTGCGGCGGCGCCCGGCTGACGACCCGGCTGCGCACCGTGGACCTGTTGCAGCACAAGCCGGGCCGGTTCGAACTGTCGGAATGCGCGGACTGCCGGCACATCTTCCAGAACCCGCGGCTGAGCATCGCCGGGCTGGAGTTCTACTACCGTGACTGCTACGACGGTCTCGGCGAGCAGCAGATGGCCGCCATGTTCGAGGGCAACACCGCCGGGCTGAAGGACCGGGCCGCGCTGCTGACCAGGCACCACGCGCCCAAGCGGTGGCTGGACGTCGGCACCGGGCACGGCCACTTCTGCAGGGCGGCCGCGGAAGTGTTGCCGGACACCGAGTTCCACGGTCTCGACATGAGCGCCGGGGTGGAGCTGGCCCAGGAGAAGGGCTGGATCGCCCGGGGATTCCGGGGCAACTTCCCGGAGATGACGGCCGAGCTGGCCGGGAACTACGACGTGCTCAGCATGTTCCACTACCTGGAGCACACGCTCGATCCCAGGGCTGAGCTGTCCGCCGCAGCGGCCGTGCTGCCGCCCGGCGGACACCTGGTGATCGAGTTGCCGGATCCGGAGTGCCGGTGGGGCCGGATCCTCGGCCGGTACTGGATGCCGTGGCTGCAGCCGCAGCACCTGAACCTGATGCCGATCGGCAACCTGCGCAAGGCGGCCGAGGAGGTCGGGTTCCGCGTGGTGGACGAGCAGCGGGCCGAGCCGCACGGCGGAATGGACATGGTCGCCGCGGTGGCGCTGTGGGCGAACTGGGTCGTCGGCGGCAACGACGTGCCGTGGCGCCCGAAGCCGCCGAGCACCCTGCACAAGATCGCCCGCAAGGCCAGCATGGTGATCACGGTGCCGCTGATGGTGCTCGCGTTCCTCGGCGACAAGCTGCTCGCGCCGTGGGGCCGCAAGCACGGCTTCTCCAACGCCTACCGGGTGCTGCTGGTCCGGAACTAG
- a CDS encoding ABATE domain-containing protein, which produces MQALELASTIRHDGHGGVADDLATVAAAQQWRPDVPWDEDLRQELVTLRRAVRALFARAVSPGPPSPADATRLMPVDEALSVVNNAAALDPVAPQLSWSDTPSASLRSVRADARARLLAGYARSTIEFLSGPDMAKLTACTAPRCVRYFVKTHGRQEFCKPSCSNRARAARFYDRRHADSGR; this is translated from the coding sequence ATGCAGGCGCTGGAGTTGGCGAGCACGATCCGGCACGACGGTCACGGCGGCGTCGCCGACGACCTCGCCACCGTCGCGGCGGCACAGCAGTGGCGTCCGGACGTTCCGTGGGACGAAGACCTTCGCCAGGAGCTGGTCACGCTGCGGCGGGCGGTCCGCGCCCTGTTCGCCCGCGCGGTCAGCCCCGGCCCGCCGAGCCCCGCGGACGCCACCCGGCTGATGCCCGTGGACGAGGCGTTGTCCGTGGTGAACAACGCCGCCGCGCTGGACCCGGTCGCGCCGCAACTGTCCTGGTCGGACACTCCATCGGCGAGCCTGCGGTCCGTCCGCGCCGACGCCCGCGCCCGCTTGCTCGCCGGTTACGCGCGGTCCACCATCGAGTTCTTGTCCGGGCCGGACATGGCCAAGCTGACCGCCTGCACGGCGCCGCGCTGCGTCCGGTACTTCGTGAAAACCCACGGTCGCCAGGAGTTCTGCAAGCCCTCGTGCAGCAATCGCGCGCGGGCGGCTCGGTTTTACGACCGTCGGCACGCAGACAGCGGGCGGTGA
- a CDS encoding metallophosphoesterase, producing MALLAQISDLHLDGTERAADRARRVLDYLNGLARPVDALLVTGDIADHGTEPEYEEVAGLLATVSVPVLTCPGNHDVRGPYRKALLGDEPTGGPINRQHTIAGLNILMVDGTVPAKGHGYLDDETVGWIVDHLRDGTPTLIALHHPPARMHEPFLDGILLHEPDRLAALVEGHPQVIAVLAGHAHTACATTFAGKPLIVAPAVTYTLRMPWEGGSLDNWDQPPGVAFHVVEDNQLTTHFRVA from the coding sequence GTGGCACTGTTGGCGCAGATCAGCGACCTGCATCTGGACGGCACCGAGCGGGCGGCGGACCGGGCCCGGCGGGTGCTGGACTACCTGAACGGCCTGGCGCGGCCGGTGGACGCGCTGCTGGTCACCGGCGACATCGCCGATCACGGCACGGAGCCCGAGTACGAGGAGGTCGCGGGGCTGCTGGCCACCGTGTCGGTGCCGGTGCTGACCTGCCCCGGCAACCACGACGTGCGTGGCCCGTACCGCAAGGCGCTGCTCGGCGACGAGCCGACCGGCGGTCCGATCAACCGCCAGCACACGATCGCCGGCCTCAACATCCTGATGGTGGACGGAACCGTGCCGGCCAAGGGGCACGGCTACCTCGACGACGAGACGGTCGGCTGGATCGTCGACCACCTGCGGGACGGGACACCGACGCTGATCGCGCTGCACCACCCGCCGGCCCGGATGCACGAGCCGTTCCTGGACGGGATTCTGCTGCACGAGCCGGATCGCCTCGCCGCCCTGGTCGAGGGCCATCCGCAGGTGATCGCCGTGCTCGCCGGCCACGCGCACACCGCCTGCGCCACCACCTTCGCCGGCAAGCCGCTCATCGTCGCGCCCGCGGTGACGTACACGCTGCGGATGCCGTGGGAGGGTGGCTCGCTCGACAACTGGGACCAGCCGCCCGGCGTGGCGTTCCACGTGGTCGAGGACAACCAGCTCACCACGCACTTCCGGGTCGCGTGA
- a CDS encoding LysE family translocator, with the protein MIQPYAVIGFLAAVFPITATPGASVALLIQGGRRRAVPVIAGTVTGLYVHATLAVLGLSAIVMQSSEAFTVVRVVGAVYLIGLGLWTWFAGGAQAPKPRSEPTYVRALLANVLNPKAASICLTLVPQFVTPQENLAGQIYVLVTAHAVLALVWLSLWAFFLGKLPRTDVFRRWAKRVTAVVLVTLGVRAAAT; encoded by the coding sequence GTGATCCAGCCGTACGCGGTGATCGGTTTCCTGGCGGCGGTTTTCCCGATCACCGCGACTCCGGGCGCCAGCGTCGCCCTGCTCATCCAGGGCGGCCGGCGCCGCGCGGTGCCGGTCATCGCCGGCACCGTCACCGGCCTGTACGTGCACGCGACGCTGGCGGTGCTGGGGTTGTCGGCGATCGTCATGCAGTCCAGCGAAGCCTTCACCGTCGTCCGCGTCGTCGGCGCCGTGTACCTCATCGGCCTCGGCCTGTGGACGTGGTTCGCCGGCGGCGCACAAGCCCCCAAGCCGCGCTCCGAGCCGACCTATGTCCGGGCGTTGCTGGCCAACGTCCTCAACCCCAAGGCCGCGTCGATCTGCCTCACCCTCGTGCCGCAATTCGTCACGCCACAGGAGAACCTGGCGGGGCAGATCTACGTCCTCGTCACCGCGCACGCGGTGCTGGCGTTGGTCTGGCTGTCCCTGTGGGCGTTCTTCCTGGGCAAGCTGCCGCGCACGGACGTCTTCCGTCGCTGGGCGAAACGCGTCACCGCCGTCGTCCTGGTGACGCTCGGCGTCCGGGCCGCCGCCACCTAG
- a CDS encoding SsgA family sporulation/cell division regulator yields the protein MRDDHTMLQSVVVLDLVAPEEPRVSVAVELRYDTRDPYAVTAAFRVPPTGSVVWCFARDLLADGLIAEAGLGDVRIRPAAADPALVDLTISSPAGLATFVAFAEDLADFLDDTYDLVPPGAEGQWVSVDDALTTLTA from the coding sequence ATGCGTGACGACCACACGATGCTCCAGTCGGTGGTGGTGCTGGACTTGGTGGCGCCGGAGGAGCCGCGGGTCTCGGTCGCGGTCGAACTCCGCTACGACACCCGCGACCCCTACGCCGTCACCGCCGCGTTCCGGGTCCCGCCGACCGGCTCGGTCGTGTGGTGCTTCGCCCGTGACCTGCTCGCCGACGGCCTGATCGCCGAGGCCGGCCTCGGCGACGTCCGCATCCGCCCGGCCGCGGCCGACCCCGCGCTGGTCGACCTCACGATCAGCTCGCCGGCCGGCCTGGCCACGTTCGTCGCCTTCGCGGAGGACTTGGCCGACTTCCTGGACGACACGTACGATCTCGTGCCGCCGGGGGCCGAAGGCCAGTGGGTCAGCGTGGACGACGCGCTGACCACCCTCACGGCCTAG
- a CDS encoding radical SAM protein — translation MLDVLRQPENTHLLEYVTRDPFGAHVFPGDTPDYSPEAFLADLDEQLRDTAPIHLWSYIPTCAYRCRFCQYPVVLVKGDPGKLTQWVDWNIREALLWLETVPSLSSAPIGEFNVFGGTPSLLPPEDIARLLDFYRSHFNFGPETTVRFEGDPSTFTTEKLELLAAKGCTKLSCGVQSFDDPVLKLSGREHTSEMCVDFIREAQRVGFERISIDLMYGLLDQTVDSVRRDLDVVLETGVNSVVCTKLHLKSYAETRTGVAGEKPAAWQVDSYRARLEKDGHFWPTLDEQYEMRAVLTEGLRAAGYVEHPTMYFAAGGIGPEKWKSIMVDQDRQDAEVAIGLGGSSSCRRSEAITDVNWQTYAAAVEAGRVPLGSATAFSPEGQETRAIKMALTTLQPLRDSLHRNRFGRSLFDEPWAGRFRSLEERGLAVLTQDTVTLTPAGETLVEAIINTEF, via the coding sequence ATGCTGGACGTCCTGCGGCAACCGGAAAACACCCATCTGCTGGAGTACGTCACCCGGGACCCCTTCGGCGCGCACGTGTTCCCCGGCGACACCCCGGACTACTCCCCCGAGGCGTTCCTGGCCGACCTGGACGAGCAGCTGCGGGACACCGCCCCGATCCACCTCTGGTCGTACATCCCGACCTGCGCCTACCGCTGCCGGTTCTGCCAGTACCCGGTCGTGCTGGTCAAGGGCGATCCGGGCAAGCTGACCCAGTGGGTGGACTGGAACATCCGGGAAGCCCTGCTGTGGTTGGAGACCGTGCCGTCGTTGAGCAGCGCGCCGATCGGCGAGTTCAACGTGTTCGGCGGCACGCCGTCGCTGCTGCCGCCCGAGGACATCGCCCGGCTGCTCGACTTCTACCGGTCGCACTTCAATTTCGGCCCGGAGACCACCGTGCGGTTCGAGGGCGACCCGAGCACGTTCACCACCGAGAAGCTGGAGTTGCTGGCGGCCAAGGGATGCACCAAGCTGTCCTGCGGCGTGCAGTCGTTCGACGATCCGGTGCTGAAGCTGAGCGGCCGTGAGCACACGTCCGAGATGTGCGTGGACTTCATCCGGGAGGCGCAGCGGGTCGGGTTCGAGCGGATCAGCATCGACCTGATGTACGGGCTGCTGGACCAGACCGTCGACAGCGTCCGGCGCGATCTCGATGTGGTGCTGGAGACCGGCGTGAACTCGGTGGTGTGCACCAAGTTGCACCTCAAGTCGTACGCCGAGACCCGCACCGGCGTCGCTGGCGAGAAGCCCGCCGCCTGGCAGGTCGACAGCTACCGCGCCCGGCTGGAGAAGGACGGCCACTTCTGGCCGACGCTCGACGAGCAGTACGAGATGCGGGCCGTGCTGACCGAGGGCCTGCGCGCCGCCGGCTACGTCGAGCACCCGACGATGTACTTCGCCGCCGGCGGGATCGGGCCGGAGAAGTGGAAGTCCATCATGGTCGACCAGGACCGGCAGGACGCCGAGGTGGCCATCGGGCTGGGCGGCAGCTCCAGCTGCCGCCGCTCCGAGGCGATCACCGACGTCAACTGGCAGACCTACGCCGCCGCCGTCGAGGCCGGCCGCGTCCCGCTCGGCTCGGCCACCGCGTTCTCCCCCGAGGGCCAGGAGACCCGGGCCATCAAGATGGCCCTGACCACGCTGCAGCCGTTGCGGGACTCCCTGCACCGCAACCGTTTCGGGCGCTCGCTGTTCGACGAGCCCTGGGCCGGCCGGTTCCGCTCGCTGGAAGAGCGCGGCCTCGCCGTGCTCACCCAGGACACGGTGACCCTCACCCCGGCCGGCGAGACACTCGTGGAAGCGATCATCAACACGGAGTTCTGA
- a CDS encoding glycosyltransferase, translating to MSVLWGISFDATPISGLVVEFVKTASVFRDRGYRVHLDLGYDIKADKNAFFRPYREESSALPDWVRLDRPDLAGIEGYHGGFVAAVLREVVGAGRTELLPRVEALAERVADRIVAAWRRAGVTFVVVENGTLPENITYTKALYRAIERYGREAGLGRFVLWRDHDLMWQSEPGTGKYGSDPYPHAVQPVDSPHIQYVALHDEARRKTLSWARGLHDIAVLPNTFDHSPTRRNPGFREHFGIPADAPLIARCTRVIPQKRIDRDLHLIAWLPGVHLFVAGDPAEDPVEYENLQRLASDLGVTDRVVFGGRLAPREVRTGRAYSIRDLLAEATLASFLTSYDYESYGNPIGEAIASKVPYLTSDYELYHTVYGHLGFQAPMLTTDRPDRSFVDSVAELLLDEGKRARMAEHNHRIGRQHFDRDQTEQLVDDMLATRTRLSVVLPVFNEAHNLPAVLDSLYAQELDKDLYEIVLVDNNSTDDTVAVARAFAAAHPDLRIHLLDEPEQGVACARKAGMDFAARHLGRAAGTRYYLVSADADCRVDRRWLPELFRTMEANKAAIGVCDYYYNPEHFTARPRLWDAIQRTLRCRAVTFALFGGFPDGKGFAVDRDVYEKVGGIEIFYQLHNGRFVNHLSDDWDFGIRVRGSGEDIVYAPTSRVEINPRRVDHAIDEVITGRAYGNDGIIVMRDIRPERPSTRDVDLTEAEALQAWEFSIKDFTPKNTILPLLLTPSLLDSADVIEFFGPDLAQRLHARIEEIADEMRVVDFTPIHVYKTPSYRLYFEFADEIFARLRASVGEDIGYPPPLPAAFDEVPPQRFREFVRYYCEDRESGEAHNYFGNGGVF from the coding sequence ATGTCGGTGCTGTGGGGAATCTCGTTCGACGCGACCCCGATCTCCGGACTCGTGGTCGAGTTCGTGAAGACGGCATCGGTGTTCCGCGACCGCGGCTACCGGGTGCACCTGGATCTGGGCTACGACATCAAGGCCGACAAGAACGCGTTCTTCCGGCCGTACCGGGAGGAATCCTCCGCGCTGCCGGACTGGGTGCGGCTGGACCGGCCGGATTTGGCGGGGATCGAGGGATATCACGGGGGGTTCGTCGCGGCCGTGCTGCGCGAGGTCGTCGGCGCCGGCCGGACGGAACTGCTGCCGCGCGTGGAGGCACTGGCCGAGCGGGTGGCGGACCGGATCGTGGCCGCGTGGCGGCGGGCCGGGGTGACGTTCGTGGTGGTGGAGAACGGCACGCTGCCGGAGAACATCACCTACACCAAGGCGTTGTACCGGGCGATCGAGCGGTACGGGCGCGAGGCCGGGCTGGGGCGGTTCGTGCTGTGGCGCGACCACGACCTGATGTGGCAGAGCGAGCCCGGCACCGGGAAGTACGGCAGCGACCCCTATCCGCACGCCGTCCAGCCCGTCGACTCGCCGCACATCCAGTACGTCGCCCTACACGACGAGGCCAGGCGGAAAACGCTCTCCTGGGCGCGGGGGCTGCACGACATCGCCGTGCTGCCGAACACCTTCGACCACTCGCCGACGCGCCGGAACCCGGGTTTTCGGGAGCACTTCGGCATTCCGGCCGACGCCCCGCTGATCGCCCGCTGCACCAGGGTGATCCCGCAGAAGCGCATCGACCGTGACCTCCACCTGATCGCGTGGCTGCCCGGCGTGCACCTCTTCGTCGCCGGTGACCCGGCCGAGGATCCCGTCGAGTACGAGAACCTGCAGCGGCTGGCCTCGGATCTCGGCGTGACCGACCGCGTGGTGTTCGGCGGCCGGCTGGCGCCGCGCGAGGTGCGGACCGGGCGGGCGTACTCGATCCGGGACCTGTTGGCGGAGGCCACCCTCGCCTCGTTCCTCACCTCGTACGACTACGAGAGCTACGGCAACCCGATCGGTGAGGCGATCGCCTCCAAGGTGCCGTACCTGACCAGCGACTACGAGCTGTACCACACGGTGTACGGCCACCTCGGCTTCCAGGCCCCGATGCTGACCACCGACCGGCCCGACCGGTCCTTTGTGGACAGCGTCGCCGAACTGCTGCTGGACGAAGGGAAGCGTGCGCGCATGGCGGAACACAACCACCGGATCGGCCGGCAGCACTTCGACCGCGACCAGACCGAACAGCTGGTCGACGACATGCTGGCCACCCGGACCCGGCTGTCGGTGGTGCTGCCGGTGTTCAACGAGGCGCACAACCTGCCGGCCGTGCTGGACAGCCTGTACGCCCAGGAGCTGGACAAGGACCTCTACGAGATCGTGCTGGTGGACAACAACTCCACCGACGACACGGTCGCGGTGGCCCGGGCGTTCGCCGCCGCGCACCCGGACCTGAGGATCCACCTGCTCGACGAGCCGGAGCAGGGCGTGGCCTGCGCCCGCAAGGCCGGCATGGACTTCGCCGCCCGGCATCTCGGCCGCGCCGCCGGCACCCGCTACTATCTGGTGTCCGCCGACGCCGACTGCCGGGTGGACCGGCGCTGGCTGCCGGAGCTGTTCCGCACCATGGAGGCCAACAAGGCCGCCATCGGCGTCTGCGACTACTACTACAACCCCGAGCACTTCACCGCGCGCCCCCGGCTCTGGGACGCCATCCAGCGCACCCTGCGCTGCCGGGCCGTGACGTTCGCGCTGTTCGGCGGCTTCCCGGACGGCAAGGGCTTCGCCGTGGACCGGGACGTCTACGAGAAGGTCGGCGGCATCGAGATCTTCTACCAGCTGCACAACGGGCGGTTCGTCAACCACCTGTCCGACGACTGGGACTTCGGCATCCGGGTGCGCGGCTCCGGCGAGGACATCGTGTACGCGCCGACCTCGCGGGTGGAGATCAACCCGCGCCGGGTGGACCACGCCATCGACGAGGTGATCACCGGCCGGGCCTACGGCAACGACGGCATCATCGTGATGCGGGACATCCGCCCCGAGCGGCCCAGCACCCGCGACGTCGACCTGACCGAGGCGGAGGCGCTGCAGGCGTGGGAGTTCTCCATCAAGGACTTCACCCCCAAGAACACCATCCTGCCGCTGCTGCTCACCCCGTCGCTGCTGGACTCGGCCGACGTGATCGAGTTCTTCGGGCCGGACCTGGCACAGCGGCTCCACGCCCGGATCGAGGAGATCGCCGACGAGATGCGGGTCGTCGACTTCACCCCGATCCACGTCTACAAGACGCCGTCCTACCGGCTGTACTTCGAGTTCGCCGACGAGATCTTCGCCCGCCTGCGGGCCAGCGTCGGCGAGGACATCGGCTACCCGCCGCCGCTGCCGGCGGCCTTCGACGAGGTGCCGCCGCAGCGGTTCCGGGAGTTCGTGCGCTACTACTGCGAGGACCGGGAATCCGGCGAGGCGCACAACTACTTCGGCAACGGGGGTGTGTTCTGA
- a CDS encoding low temperature requirement protein A yields the protein MTTWYRPMRARGMREVHRVSTPLELFFDLCFVVAVSQAASQLHHALGSDHPGTGVLHYAMIFYAIWWAWMNFTWFASAYDTDDGVYRATTLVQITGVLILAAGVPRVFTDDDWRIIIVGYVVMRLAMVAQWLRAAQGDPDRRRTARRYAAGIFVAQLLWLTLPLVPSWLFIVFVLVELAVPVWAEQAAPTTWHPHHITERYGLFTLIVLGESVLAATTAIQASLDSGDGIAELLTLALSGLVIVFGMWWLYFDRPAHYLLTSLRTSIIWGYSHWAVFASAAAVGAGLEEAVQVHDHVGWAIAVPVAVYVLSVWALQVRPRREHGLDAVHLVAVVLILLTPLTPWTVPATAAVVMLLVVLNLVLSRPSPFEEPEELAL from the coding sequence GTGACTACGTGGTACCGGCCGATGCGGGCCCGGGGCATGCGCGAGGTGCACCGGGTGTCGACCCCGCTGGAGCTGTTCTTCGACCTCTGCTTCGTGGTCGCCGTCTCGCAGGCGGCGTCGCAGCTGCACCACGCGCTGGGCAGCGACCACCCGGGCACCGGCGTCCTGCACTACGCCATGATCTTCTACGCCATCTGGTGGGCGTGGATGAACTTCACCTGGTTCGCCTCCGCCTACGACACCGACGACGGCGTCTACCGGGCGACGACGCTGGTGCAGATCACCGGCGTGCTGATCCTGGCCGCCGGCGTTCCCCGCGTGTTCACCGACGACGACTGGCGCATCATCATCGTCGGCTACGTGGTGATGCGGCTGGCGATGGTCGCCCAGTGGCTGCGCGCCGCCCAGGGCGACCCGGACCGCCGCAGGACCGCGCGGCGCTACGCCGCCGGCATCTTCGTCGCGCAGCTGCTCTGGCTGACCCTGCCGCTGGTGCCGAGCTGGCTGTTCATCGTGTTCGTGCTGGTCGAGCTGGCCGTTCCGGTGTGGGCCGAGCAGGCGGCGCCGACCACCTGGCACCCGCACCACATCACCGAGCGGTACGGCCTGTTCACGCTGATCGTGCTGGGTGAGTCGGTGCTGGCCGCCACCACCGCCATCCAGGCGTCGCTGGACTCCGGCGACGGCATCGCCGAGCTGCTCACCCTCGCGCTGAGCGGCCTGGTGATCGTCTTCGGCATGTGGTGGCTGTACTTCGACCGCCCCGCGCACTACCTGCTGACCTCGCTGCGCACGTCGATCATCTGGGGCTACAGCCACTGGGCCGTGTTCGCCTCGGCGGCGGCCGTCGGCGCCGGGCTGGAGGAGGCCGTGCAGGTCCACGACCACGTCGGCTGGGCCATTGCCGTGCCGGTGGCCGTCTACGTGCTCAGCGTCTGGGCGTTGCAGGTGCGGCCTCGCCGGGAGCACGGGCTGGACGCCGTGCACCTGGTGGCGGTCGTGCTGATCCTGCTCACGCCGCTGACGCCGTGGACCGTGCCGGCCACCGCGGCGGTCGTCATGCTGCTGGTCGTGCTGAACCTGGTGCTGTCCCGGCCGTCGCCGTTCGAGGAGCCGGAGGAGTTGGCCCTGTAA